The Lycium barbarum isolate Lr01 chromosome 12, ASM1917538v2, whole genome shotgun sequence genome includes a region encoding these proteins:
- the LOC132623705 gene encoding receptor kinase-like protein Xa21: MGFGDNPLNGVLPDSIGNLSTSLEQFYLDHCEIRGQIPLGIGNLSNLFILSLHGNELTGSVPRTLCNLHNLQILGLDDNRLSGPLPECLCKLPVLGEVDLSYNQISGQIPDCIGNITSLRVIYLNSNRLTNIPMSLWSLKDLLKLDLSNNSLVGSLPPDFGNLNHIILIDLSRNHLSGSIPSMVGDLQSLIYLSLAYNELQGSIPESLGKMISLESANLSNNILSGTIPKLLESLRYLKDFNVSFNRLEGEIPSKGPFLNFTSQSFMGNEELCGNLLFRPCMTRSFHQSRRSKLLLIILVPLVASLMALASIVVFMLRRSGNRNVPTQAKSLPARTTLSRISYIEVERATQGFDQCNLLGSGGYGSVYKGIFANGMVWAIKVFNLQIEGAFKSFDSECEVLRNLRHRNLTKVITSCTNLDFKALLLEYMPNGSLEQWLHSDGYFLNMIQRLDIMIDVASALEYLHHGYATVVVHSDLKPSNVLLDERLIGHVSDFGLAKLLGEGESIAHTRTLATMGYIAPEYGTVGLVSRRCDVYSYGIMVMETFTRKRPYDEMFKENLSMRSWVYNSLRAAPEEIIDVTLMEPEEIDFQKKLLCVSSILELALHCTTETPNERLNMKEVLANIKKIKLEFLRK; the protein is encoded by the exons ATGGGATTTGGGGATAATCCTCTGAATGGTGTTCTTCCAGATTCCATTGGTAATCTCTCCACTTCTCTTGAACAGTTTTATTTAGATCATTGTGAAATTAGGGGCCAGATACCGTTAGGAATTGGGAATTTAAGTAACTTATTCATTTTGTCCCTACACGGCAATGAATTGACTGGATCAGTGCCAAGAACATTATGTAATTTACACAATCTTCAAATTTTAGGGCTTGATGATAATAGGTTAAGTGGACCCTTGCCGGAGTGCCTTTGCAAATTGCCGGTGTTGGGAGAAGTTGATTTGTCATATAATCAAATTTCGGGTCAGATACCGGATTGCATCGGTAACATTACCTCTTTGAGAGTGATTTATCTAAATTCAAATAGGCTCACTAACATACCCATGAGTCTGTGGAGCCTCAAAGATCTTTTGAAGCTTGACTTGTCAAATAATTCTTTGGTTGGTTCACTGCCTCCTGATTTTGGTAACTTGAACCACATAATACTCATAGATCTGTCAAGGAATCACCTTTCAGGAAGTATTCCCTCCATGGTTGGGGACTTGCAGAGTCTTATTTATCTTTCTTTGGCTTATAATGAGTTACAAGGATCTATTCCGGAGTCACTCGGCaaaatgataagtttggaatCAGCGAATCTATCCAATAACATTCTTTCAGGTACGATTCCAAAATTACTAGAGTCACTTCGATATCTGAAGGATTTCAATGTATCATTCAATAGATTAGAAGGTGAAATTCCAAGTAAAGGACCTTTTCTTAATTTCACCTCTCAATCTTTTATGGGAAATGAAGAGTTGTGCGGCAATTTGCTTTTCCGGCCTTGTATGACTAGGTCTTTTCATCAGTCAAGGAGAAGCAAATTGCTACTGATTATACTTGTCCCATTAGTTGCTTCACTGATGGCACTTGCCTCAATCGTTGTGTTTATGTTAAGGAGAAGTGGGAATAGAAATGTTCCAACTCAAGCCAAATCCTTACCTGCAAGAACAACACTATCAAGGATTTCATACATTGAAGTTGAAAGGGCAACGCAAGGGTTCGACCAATGCAACTTGCTAGGCTCTGGAGGTTATGGATCTGTTTACAAGGGCATCTTTGCAAATGGGATGGTTTGGGCAATCAAAGTGTTTAATTTACAGATTGAAGGTGCATTCAAGAGTTTTGATTCTGAATGCGAAGTTTTACGCAACCTTCGCCATAGGAATCTTACCAAAGTTATCACCAGTTGTACTAACTTGGATTTTAAAGCTTTACTTTTGGAGTACATGCCCAATGGAAGCCTGGAGCAGTGGTTACATTCTGATGGTTACTTCTTGAATATGATCCAAAGATTAGACATAATGATCGATGTTGCATCTGCTTTGGAATATCTCCATCATGGTTATGCCACAGTCGTTGTACATAGTGACTTGAAGCCTAGCAACGTCTTGTTAGACGAAAGGCTGATTGGACATGTGAGTGACTTTGGCCTGGCCAAGTTATTGGGAGAAGGGGAATCTATTGCTCATACTAGAACACTTGCTACAATGGGCTACATTGCACCAG AGTACGGAACAGTAGGATTAGTTTCTAGAAGATGTGATGTGTATAGCTATGGGATAATGGTCATGGAGACTTTCACAAGAAAAAGGCCATATGATGAAATGTTTAAAGAAAATTTGAGCATGAGGAGTTGGGTCTATAATTCGCTACGTGCAGCACCAGAGGAGATTATTGATGTCACATTAATGGAACCAGAAGAGATTGATTTCCAGAAAAAGTTGCTTTGTGTGTCCTCTATTTTGGAGTTGGCATTGCATTGTACAACTGAAACTCCCAATGAAAGATTGAACATGAAAGAAGTCCTGGCAAATATCAAGAAGATCAAACTGGAATTCCTTCGCAAATGA